The following are encoded in a window of Methylocystis rosea genomic DNA:
- a CDS encoding iron-containing redox enzyme family protein, whose translation MRDPDWISLAPALNGAAFERFQRDLCRRNGARLEPLTPSGDWRADVHARAALAEAEIAYVESVREAIAPFVADIPSDADAFLAWYERLAESGPGQNDPLFPWLERLASFEDMKWFLEQEVSGEAGFDDLVALTQIKMPPTPKLEMARNYWDEMGRGNAQGMHGPMLARLAAYFCVDARPERVCPESLALGNMMVALASNRRYAFHSIGALGAIEMTAPGRAIHVERGLRRLKIPGKQRQYFSLHAILDVKHSEAWNREVLRPLVAEDPRRAQAIGEGAVLRLWHGARCFERYRRHFQLQMESPREAA comes from the coding sequence ATGCGTGACCCCGATTGGATCTCCCTGGCTCCGGCGCTCAACGGCGCGGCCTTTGAGCGCTTCCAGAGAGACCTTTGCCGACGCAACGGCGCACGACTCGAGCCTCTCACGCCCTCGGGCGACTGGCGCGCCGATGTGCATGCGCGCGCCGCGCTCGCCGAAGCGGAAATCGCCTATGTGGAGAGCGTTCGCGAGGCGATCGCCCCGTTCGTCGCCGATATTCCAAGCGACGCCGACGCCTTCCTGGCCTGGTATGAGCGCCTTGCCGAGAGTGGACCAGGCCAGAACGATCCGCTGTTCCCCTGGCTCGAGCGACTGGCGAGCTTCGAGGACATGAAATGGTTTCTTGAGCAGGAAGTGTCCGGCGAAGCCGGGTTCGACGATCTCGTCGCCCTCACGCAAATCAAGATGCCGCCGACGCCCAAGCTCGAAATGGCGCGGAATTATTGGGACGAAATGGGCCGAGGCAACGCGCAGGGGATGCACGGTCCGATGCTGGCGCGGCTCGCCGCCTATTTTTGTGTCGACGCGCGGCCGGAGCGCGTCTGCCCCGAGTCGCTCGCGCTCGGCAATATGATGGTGGCGCTCGCCAGCAATCGTCGCTACGCCTTCCATTCGATCGGCGCGCTTGGCGCGATCGAGATGACGGCGCCCGGACGCGCGATCCATGTCGAACGCGGGCTGCGGCGGCTCAAGATTCCCGGCAAGCAGCGGCAGTATTTTTCGCTCCATGCGATTCTCGACGTCAAACACTCCGAGGCGTGGAATCGCGAGGTTCTGCGCCCTCTCGTTGCGGAAGATCCGCGACGCGCGCAGGCGATCGGCGAGGGCGCGGTTCTTCGGCTTTGGCATGGCGCGCGATGCTTTGAGCGCTACCGTCGTCATTTCCAGCTGCAGATGGAATCGCCGCGGGAAGCGGCGTAG
- a CDS encoding choline kinase family protein, producing the protein MSAHTADPEALIRALPLWRGPIEIAPLLGGITNKNYIVKDGDRSVVVRLGGDIPVHGVIRFNELAASRAAGAAGISPKVLYAAPMAMALEYISGRTYEPKDMRANRRRCVDLIKRVHREVALHLRGPTLAFNVFHIIRDYAHTLIEDNSRMSANLPRLLAASENLEKAMGPIDLVFGHNDLLAANFIDDGRRLWLVDWDYAGWNTPLFDLGGLSSNNGFDAADDDAMLEDYFEAAPTDALRRRFKAMLCASLLREALWSLVSEHRSSIDFDYVAYSEQNLTRFDEAWAAFQQMERA; encoded by the coding sequence ATGTCAGCCCATACCGCAGATCCAGAAGCCCTGATACGCGCGCTTCCGCTCTGGCGTGGGCCGATCGAGATCGCGCCGTTGCTCGGGGGCATCACCAACAAAAATTATATCGTCAAGGACGGCGATCGATCCGTCGTCGTTCGCCTTGGCGGCGACATTCCGGTTCATGGCGTCATACGCTTTAACGAATTGGCGGCGAGCAGGGCCGCGGGCGCCGCCGGCATATCGCCGAAAGTTCTGTATGCCGCGCCGATGGCGATGGCGCTCGAATATATTTCCGGCCGCACCTACGAGCCGAAAGACATGCGGGCGAACCGCAGACGCTGCGTCGATCTCATCAAGCGCGTTCATCGTGAGGTTGCGCTGCATTTGCGCGGGCCGACCCTGGCGTTCAACGTCTTCCATATCATTCGCGACTACGCCCATACGCTGATCGAGGACAATAGCCGGATGTCGGCGAATTTGCCGCGCTTGCTCGCCGCGAGCGAGAATTTGGAAAAAGCGATGGGCCCGATCGACCTTGTCTTCGGCCATAATGATCTCCTTGCCGCCAATTTCATCGACGACGGGCGTCGCCTTTGGCTCGTCGACTGGGACTATGCGGGATGGAATACGCCGCTGTTCGATCTTGGCGGACTCTCGTCGAATAATGGCTTTGACGCCGCGGACGACGACGCGATGCTCGAGGACTATTTCGAGGCGGCGCCGACCGACGCGCTGCGGCGCCGATTCAAGGCGATGCTTTGCGCTTCGCTGTTGCGCGAAGCGTTGTGGAGCCTTGTCTCGGAACATCGGTCGTCGATTGATTTCGATTACGTCGCTTACTCAGAACAAAATCTGACGCGCTTCGATGAGGCCTGGGCGGCGTTTCAACAAATGGAAAGAGCATGA
- the eutC gene encoding ethanolamine ammonia-lyase subunit EutC — translation MADDRPTLLDKMAILRSATPARIFLPRAGAALTTRATLDFQLAHAEARDAVEERLDADLLFNELTSRGLTAIRVKSAARDRRSFLLRPDLGRKLDDDSREHLKALAGDYDLAFVIAEGLSARAIARHAIPVLEKAQQSLGQTSLKIAPIVLAEQGRVALGDDIGETLGARLVAVFIGERPGLSSPDSMGVYLTFAPRVGRTDAERNCLSNIRPQGLSYADAAHKLIYLCNEARRRQLTGVDLKDEASTLPSGERRAIDAKS, via the coding sequence ATGGCCGATGATCGCCCGACGCTTCTCGACAAGATGGCGATCCTCCGTTCGGCGACGCCGGCGAGAATTTTCCTCCCACGCGCCGGAGCGGCGCTGACGACGCGCGCCACTCTGGATTTTCAGCTGGCGCACGCCGAAGCGCGGGATGCGGTCGAAGAGCGACTCGACGCCGACTTGCTCTTCAATGAGCTGACCTCGCGTGGGCTGACGGCCATCCGCGTGAAGAGCGCCGCCCGCGATCGGCGAAGCTTTCTGCTGCGTCCCGACCTCGGTCGAAAACTCGACGACGATTCCCGCGAGCATCTCAAAGCGCTCGCGGGAGATTACGACCTTGCGTTCGTCATCGCCGAAGGACTTTCCGCCCGCGCAATCGCCCGGCATGCAATTCCGGTGCTCGAGAAAGCGCAGCAATCTCTCGGCCAAACATCGTTGAAAATCGCGCCGATCGTTCTCGCCGAACAGGGGCGCGTGGCGCTCGGCGACGATATCGGCGAAACGCTTGGGGCAAGGCTTGTGGCGGTTTTCATCGGCGAACGACCAGGACTCTCCTCGCCGGACAGCATGGGCGTCTATCTCACATTTGCGCCGCGCGTCGGCCGCACCGACGCCGAGCGCAACTGCCTCTCGAATATCCGCCCGCAAGGGCTTTCCTACGCCGACGCCGCGCACAAGCTGATTTATCTTTGCAACGAAGCGCGCCGACGCCAGCTGACCGGCGTCGATCTCAAAGACGAAGCGAGCACGCTCCCATCGGGAGAACGGCGCGCGATCGACGCCAAAAGTTAG
- a CDS encoding ligase-associated DNA damage response DEXH box helicase, translating to MSGRRGKQSAVKTVFAERRWKPFRFQRDVWREMAEGRSGLLHATTGAGKTLAVALGAWKALADDAEAPPGLCVLWITPMRALAADTAKALNEAFDGLSAHGQRWTVGVRSGDTASAERARQARRPPSVLITTPESLSLMLSRADARDYLGAIRCVVVDEWHELLGNKRGVQTQLALARLKRWRQDLLIWGMSATLGDLEEAKRVLLGPTDAPCGAIVAGGLRKDIVIDTLLPKDSARFPWAGHLGTRMAPQVVAEIEQSATSLVFTNTRSQAEIWYHNLLRARPDWAGLIAVHHGSLARESRDWVEDGLKAGKLKAVVCTSSLDLGVDFLPVERILQVGSPKGVARLLQRAGRSGHAPGRTSRITLVPSHALELVESSAVQQAVREGRIESRRTPNAPLDVLVQHLVTIGLGGGFRPDELLEEIRSTAAYEHLSEENWRWCLDFVSGGGPSLSAYPEYRRCGPGADGVWRVASKQIALRHRLNIGTITADASVLVQYGPAPPGQKLGVVEESFIARLKPGDSFWFSGRLLEFVRLRDLVAYVRPAKARSGAVPRWDGGRMPLSTTLADAMVEQLQRAAEGRYDTPELRAAEKMLRLQARWSHLPTPTTLLAETLKSRDGWHLFLYPFAGRNAHIGMASLIAWRAAQKSASTFSIAVNDYGFELLSADERDWAVTLPELIAPRAIHDLTHETLASLNAAELARRRFRDIAQIAGLVVTTYPGQHKSMRQLQASSSLFYEVFRKFDPENGLLRQAEREVLEDALDIARLADSFERLQNREIVHVALQRCSPLAFPLMVERMRERLSNETLAARIERMISQLERAADKC from the coding sequence ATGAGCGGACGACGCGGGAAACAGTCCGCCGTAAAGACCGTATTCGCGGAGCGCCGCTGGAAGCCGTTTCGCTTCCAGCGGGACGTGTGGCGGGAAATGGCGGAGGGACGCAGCGGCCTGCTGCATGCGACGACAGGCGCCGGCAAAACTTTGGCCGTCGCGCTCGGCGCCTGGAAGGCGCTCGCGGATGACGCGGAAGCGCCGCCAGGACTCTGTGTTCTCTGGATCACGCCGATGCGGGCGCTGGCCGCGGACACCGCCAAGGCGCTCAACGAGGCGTTCGACGGTCTCTCCGCGCATGGCCAGCGCTGGACGGTCGGCGTTCGCAGCGGGGATACGGCCTCCGCCGAACGCGCCCGGCAGGCGCGCCGTCCGCCCAGCGTGTTGATCACGACGCCGGAGAGCCTATCGCTCATGCTCTCGCGCGCCGACGCTCGCGACTATCTCGGCGCGATCAGATGCGTTGTCGTCGACGAGTGGCACGAACTCCTCGGCAATAAACGCGGCGTCCAGACGCAGCTCGCGCTGGCGCGATTGAAGCGCTGGCGCCAAGATCTGCTGATTTGGGGAATGTCGGCGACGCTTGGCGATCTTGAAGAAGCAAAGCGTGTCCTGCTCGGTCCAACCGATGCGCCGTGCGGCGCGATCGTCGCGGGCGGCTTGCGAAAAGATATCGTCATTGACACGCTGTTACCGAAAGATTCCGCGCGCTTTCCCTGGGCCGGGCATCTTGGCACCAGAATGGCGCCGCAGGTGGTCGCGGAGATCGAACAATCTGCGACGTCGCTCGTTTTCACCAACACGCGTTCGCAGGCGGAAATCTGGTATCACAATCTACTGCGCGCCCGGCCGGACTGGGCGGGACTCATCGCAGTTCATCACGGCTCGCTGGCGCGCGAGTCGCGCGATTGGGTTGAGGATGGACTTAAAGCCGGCAAGCTAAAAGCGGTCGTCTGCACGTCCAGCCTCGATCTTGGCGTCGATTTTCTTCCCGTCGAACGCATTCTACAGGTTGGCTCGCCCAAGGGCGTCGCGCGCCTTCTGCAGCGCGCGGGCCGCAGCGGCCATGCTCCCGGGCGCACGTCGCGCATCACGCTTGTGCCGAGCCATGCGCTCGAGCTTGTCGAATCGTCGGCCGTGCAGCAGGCGGTGCGGGAGGGCCGCATCGAAAGCCGCCGCACGCCGAACGCGCCGCTCGACGTGCTGGTGCAACATCTCGTCACCATCGGACTGGGCGGCGGCTTCAGGCCTGACGAATTGCTTGAGGAAATTCGTTCGACGGCGGCCTATGAACATCTTTCCGAAGAGAATTGGCGCTGGTGTCTCGACTTCGTGAGCGGCGGCGGACCGAGCCTTTCGGCCTATCCCGAATATCGACGATGCGGCCCAGGCGCCGACGGCGTGTGGCGGGTCGCGAGCAAGCAGATCGCTCTGCGCCATCGACTCAACATCGGGACCATCACGGCGGACGCGAGCGTGCTCGTTCAATACGGCCCCGCGCCGCCGGGTCAAAAGCTCGGCGTCGTGGAGGAAAGCTTTATCGCGCGGCTCAAGCCCGGCGACAGCTTCTGGTTTTCAGGACGGCTGTTGGAGTTCGTGCGCTTGCGCGACCTTGTCGCCTATGTGCGTCCGGCGAAGGCGCGCAGCGGCGCCGTTCCGCGCTGGGACGGCGGGCGAATGCCGCTTTCGACGACTTTGGCGGACGCCATGGTGGAGCAATTGCAGCGCGCGGCCGAGGGGCGTTATGACACGCCGGAGCTGCGGGCGGCCGAGAAAATGCTGAGATTGCAGGCGCGCTGGTCGCATCTGCCGACGCCGACGACGCTGCTTGCCGAAACATTGAAAAGCCGCGACGGCTGGCATTTGTTTCTCTATCCCTTTGCGGGCCGTAACGCGCATATCGGCATGGCGAGCCTCATCGCATGGCGCGCAGCGCAGAAATCCGCGAGCACGTTCTCGATCGCGGTGAATGATTACGGCTTCGAGCTGTTGAGCGCCGATGAGCGCGACTGGGCCGTCACGCTGCCGGAACTGATTGCGCCGCGCGCAATTCATGATCTGACGCATGAAACGCTCGCGAGCTTGAACGCTGCGGAGCTGGCGCGCCGACGTTTTCGCGACATCGCGCAGATCGCCGGTCTCGTCGTGACGACCTATCCCGGACAACATAAGAGCATGCGCCAGTTGCAGGCGTCGTCGAGTCTATTCTATGAGGTGTTTCGCAAATTCGACCCGGAAAATGGCTTGTTGCGTCAGGCGGAGCGCGAAGTCTTGGAAGACGCGCTCGACATCGCGCGTCTTGCCGACAGCTTCGAGCGGCTGCAAAATAGAGAGATCGTCCATGTCGCGCTACAGCGCTGCTCGCCGCTCGCCTTTCCGCTGATGGTCGAGAGAATGCGCGAGCGCCTCAGCAATGAAACGCTCGCGGCGCGCATTGAGCGCATGATTTCGCAGCTGGAGCGCGCCGCGGACAAATGTTAG
- the pdeM gene encoding ligase-associated DNA damage response endonuclease PdeM translates to MTLRSEGAGLVSSHEHRGLVLLPQRAVWRGETRTLFVADAHLGKAATFRTLGQPAPKGTTRNNLDRLDALIDRFNPTRLVFLGDLFHARQAHAPGVAAAFLDWRRRHASLRLTLVRGNHDRRAGDPSEQFGIELVDEPYDAEGIVARHHPLASDECEGQGATILAGHLHPCVRLSGAARDSVRLPCFVLQERQIVLPAFGAFTGGALARGRGVKTCAVVDERWLVTNQMRGE, encoded by the coding sequence ATGACGTTGCGGAGCGAAGGCGCCGGCCTCGTCTCCTCTCACGAGCATCGCGGCCTGGTCTTGCTGCCGCAGCGCGCCGTCTGGCGCGGTGAGACGCGCACGCTGTTTGTCGCCGACGCGCACCTTGGCAAGGCGGCGACATTTCGTACGCTCGGCCAGCCGGCGCCCAAGGGAACGACGCGCAACAATCTCGACCGGCTCGACGCGCTCATAGATCGATTCAATCCCACCCGGCTTGTCTTTCTCGGCGATCTTTTTCACGCGCGGCAGGCGCATGCGCCGGGGGTGGCGGCCGCATTTCTCGATTGGCGCAGGCGTCACGCTTCGTTGCGCCTTACCCTCGTGCGCGGCAATCATGATCGGCGCGCGGGCGATCCGTCCGAACAGTTCGGAATCGAGCTTGTTGACGAGCCCTATGATGCGGAAGGGATTGTCGCGCGTCACCACCCGCTTGCGTCCGACGAATGCGAAGGGCAGGGGGCGACCATTCTTGCGGGGCATCTTCACCCATGTGTCCGGCTGAGCGGGGCGGCGCGCGACAGCGTTCGTCTTCCCTGCTTTGTGCTGCAGGAGCGACAGATCGTGCTGCCCGCCTTCGGCGCCTTCACGGGCGGCGCGCTGGCGCGTGGGCGGGGTGTCAAAACCTGCGCGGTCGTCGACGAACGATGGCTGGTCACAAATCAGATGCGGGGAGAATGA
- a CDS encoding ethanolamine ammonia-lyase subunit EutB, translating into MYATTIRGTSYRFPDLKTLMAKATPLRSGDCLAGIAATSAAERVAAQMALADLPLSVFLNEALVPYEEDEVTRLILDGHDRNAFGPIASLTVGEFRDWLLSDAVDEDALAAVTFGLTPEMVAAVSKLCRNQDLILIAAKRRVVTKFRDTLGLRGRLSSRIQPNHPTDDARGVLASAIDGLLLGNGDAVIGVNPASDSPEQCYELLSLLDELRETLSIPTQSCVLAHVTTTLQLIERRAPVDLVFQSIAGTQAANTSFGIDLAVLRESREAALALRRGTIGDNVMYFETGQGSALSANAHWNCDQQTLEARAYGVARMFDPLLVNTVVGFIGPEYLFDGKQITRAALEDHFCGKLLGLPMGCDVCYTNHAEADQNDMDDLLTLLAVAGVNYVMGVPGADDIMLNYQSTSYHDVLAVRRMLNLAPAPEFAQWLADVGLTDARGELQPLALPASFAPLLERA; encoded by the coding sequence ATGTATGCAACGACGATACGTGGAACGAGCTACAGGTTCCCAGACCTTAAAACGCTGATGGCGAAGGCGACTCCATTGCGTTCCGGCGACTGCCTCGCCGGCATTGCGGCGACGAGCGCCGCGGAACGCGTCGCGGCGCAGATGGCCCTCGCCGATCTGCCCTTGAGCGTGTTCTTGAACGAAGCGCTTGTCCCCTACGAGGAAGACGAGGTCACGCGATTGATCCTCGACGGCCACGACCGAAACGCCTTTGGGCCGATCGCCTCGTTGACCGTCGGCGAATTTCGCGACTGGCTTCTCTCCGACGCCGTCGATGAGGACGCGCTTGCCGCCGTGACCTTCGGACTGACGCCGGAAATGGTCGCAGCGGTCTCGAAGCTCTGCCGCAATCAGGACCTGATCCTGATCGCCGCCAAGCGGCGCGTCGTCACGAAATTTCGCGACACGCTCGGCCTGCGCGGACGGCTGTCATCGCGCATTCAGCCGAACCATCCGACCGACGACGCGCGCGGCGTTCTCGCCAGCGCCATCGACGGGCTTCTGCTCGGCAATGGCGACGCCGTCATCGGCGTCAATCCCGCGTCCGACAGTCCGGAGCAGTGCTACGAACTCCTGAGCCTTCTTGATGAATTGCGGGAGACGCTGAGCATTCCGACGCAATCCTGCGTGCTCGCCCATGTCACCACAACGCTGCAGCTTATCGAGCGACGCGCGCCCGTCGATCTGGTGTTTCAATCGATCGCCGGCACGCAGGCCGCCAATACCAGCTTTGGGATCGACCTCGCGGTGCTGCGCGAGTCGCGCGAGGCGGCGCTTGCGCTCAGACGCGGAACGATCGGCGACAATGTCATGTATTTTGAGACCGGCCAGGGCAGCGCGCTTTCGGCCAACGCCCACTGGAATTGCGATCAACAGACGCTGGAAGCCCGCGCCTATGGCGTGGCGCGGATGTTCGATCCCCTGCTGGTCAACACCGTCGTCGGGTTCATCGGCCCTGAATATCTCTTCGACGGCAAGCAGATCACGCGGGCGGCGCTCGAAGACCACTTCTGCGGCAAGCTGCTTGGACTGCCGATGGGCTGCGACGTGTGTTACACGAACCACGCCGAAGCCGACCAGAATGATATGGATGATCTGCTGACGCTGCTCGCCGTCGCCGGCGTTAATTATGTCATGGGCGTCCCCGGCGCGGACGACATCATGCTGAATTACCAGAGCACCTCCTATCATGACGTGCTTGCCGTTCGGCGCATGCTGAATCTGGCGCCCGCTCCCGAATTTGCGCAATGGCTCGCTGACGTCGGTTTGACGGACGCGCGTGGCGAATTGCAGCCGCTGGCGCTGCCGGCATCCTTTGCGCCGCTTCTCGAAAGAGCCTGA
- a CDS encoding phosphoribosylglycinamide synthetase C domain-containing protein: protein MRVLGIGNYCDLAALYLRLSAEGHEVKVFIDAPLCQNILNGMIAKTNDWRSELQWVKSAGGEGIILFENVSLGGVQDELRKEGFNVIGGSAFGDRLEIDRAYAQSLLAELGLSTAATRHFSKRQEGLRFLRERPGRYVLKFNAPELAHRNFVGGLADGRDISALLQNLPDTPADEAGFVLMDFIDGVEMGVGAYFDGEKFLRPACLDWEHKRFFPGDLGELTGEMGTVATYENSTLFFESTLARIEPLLRRHGHCGYVNLNTIVNEQGIWPLEFTCRFGYPGFAILSALQRTSWAELFGAMVRRDRDHLDVDDGFSVGVVLTVPPFPYSRRQAEEPIGMPILFEGALSRKDQDNLHYCEVALDNGQLVTEGAYGWTMVATGCGRTIHSARRDAYRLIERVHIPNMRYRRDIGERLIAAHYAKVKALGLLGGEIELPPRPPLPRAAVLHSPRI from the coding sequence ATGCGGGTTCTGGGGATTGGGAACTACTGCGACCTCGCCGCGCTCTATCTTCGACTTTCGGCGGAAGGACATGAGGTCAAAGTCTTCATCGACGCGCCGCTTTGCCAGAACATTCTGAACGGAATGATCGCCAAGACAAATGATTGGCGTTCGGAACTGCAATGGGTGAAGAGCGCCGGCGGCGAGGGTATCATCCTATTCGAAAACGTCTCGTTGGGCGGCGTGCAGGACGAGTTGCGCAAAGAAGGATTTAATGTCATCGGCGGAAGCGCCTTCGGCGACCGGCTCGAAATCGACCGCGCCTATGCGCAGAGCCTTCTCGCTGAACTCGGCCTCTCAACCGCGGCGACCCGCCATTTTTCGAAGAGGCAGGAGGGGTTGCGCTTCCTTCGCGAGCGCCCCGGACGCTATGTCCTCAAATTCAATGCGCCCGAATTGGCGCATCGCAACTTCGTCGGCGGTCTCGCCGACGGACGCGACATTTCCGCGCTACTGCAAAATCTGCCAGACACTCCAGCTGACGAAGCCGGCTTCGTCCTGATGGATTTCATAGATGGCGTCGAGATGGGCGTCGGCGCTTACTTCGACGGCGAGAAGTTTTTGCGGCCCGCCTGTCTCGACTGGGAGCACAAGCGCTTTTTTCCGGGCGACCTTGGCGAGCTGACAGGAGAGATGGGCACCGTCGCTACATACGAGAACTCGACCCTTTTCTTTGAAAGCACTTTGGCGAGGATCGAGCCATTGCTCAGGCGTCACGGCCACTGCGGCTATGTGAACCTCAACACTATCGTCAATGAGCAAGGTATCTGGCCGCTCGAATTCACCTGCAGATTTGGCTACCCCGGCTTCGCCATTCTGTCCGCGTTACAGCGAACGTCCTGGGCGGAATTGTTTGGGGCGATGGTCCGCCGCGACAGGGATCATCTGGACGTCGATGACGGGTTCTCGGTCGGAGTGGTCCTAACGGTCCCGCCTTTCCCCTATTCGCGACGGCAGGCGGAAGAGCCGATCGGCATGCCGATTCTCTTTGAAGGCGCATTGTCCCGAAAGGACCAAGACAATCTGCACTATTGCGAAGTGGCTCTCGACAACGGCCAGCTGGTCACCGAAGGCGCCTATGGCTGGACGATGGTGGCGACGGGGTGTGGGCGAACGATCCATAGCGCGCGCCGCGACGCTTATCGGCTGATTGAGCGCGTGCATATCCCCAACATGCGTTACCGACGCGACATTGGAGAGCGGCTGATCGCGGCGCATTACGCCAAAGTGAAAGCGCTTGGCTTGCTGGGAGGCGAAATCGAATTACCGCCTCGGCCGCCGCTACCTCGGGCCGCCGTGCTTCATTCTCCCCGCATCTGA
- a CDS encoding methyltransferase, with the protein MQLDLCSDETATAPSTATHQGLSVADEALLRLGAFLRDQNYRFTTTTPLTHNRVVQRSAVDGSHLTRAFGWSLPFYASDLPVPVLRILAEAKALAHCNGLLRSKVRFSTLKNQLFAHSAFPTDAADSVFFGPDTYRFARCVESVLNSQPISGSAPGRFLDIGCGSGAGGIFAASLMRPGVELLLADINPQAVRYARVNAALNGLKRTQAIHSDLFQKAGGPFDYIIANPPYLVDDYQRLYRHGGGEFGIALSVDIVREGIPRLTESGRLLLYTGSPIVGGVDQFLAAVTPILDASPVTFDYDEVDPDVFGEELERSAYDHVDRIAAVFLNIKKDG; encoded by the coding sequence ATGCAACTGGATCTCTGCTCTGACGAGACGGCTACCGCGCCGTCGACGGCTACTCACCAAGGTCTGAGCGTCGCGGACGAGGCGCTGCTTCGGCTGGGCGCGTTCCTTCGGGACCAGAACTACCGCTTCACCACTACAACGCCGCTGACGCATAACCGCGTCGTGCAACGTTCGGCAGTGGATGGATCGCATTTGACGCGCGCATTCGGATGGAGTCTGCCTTTTTATGCGAGCGATCTGCCGGTGCCGGTGTTGCGCATACTTGCCGAGGCCAAGGCGCTGGCGCATTGCAACGGTCTGCTGCGCAGCAAGGTGCGATTCTCGACTCTCAAGAACCAGCTCTTTGCGCACTCGGCCTTTCCCACAGACGCCGCCGATTCTGTTTTTTTCGGACCTGACACTTACCGTTTCGCACGCTGCGTCGAATCTGTCCTCAATTCGCAGCCTATCTCGGGCTCGGCGCCCGGCCGTTTCCTTGATATCGGATGCGGCAGCGGCGCCGGCGGGATTTTCGCTGCGAGCCTAATGAGACCCGGCGTCGAGCTGCTGCTCGCCGACATCAATCCCCAAGCGGTGCGATATGCGCGCGTCAACGCTGCGTTGAACGGATTAAAACGCACACAGGCGATTCACAGCGATCTCTTCCAGAAGGCTGGCGGCCCGTTCGACTATATCATCGCCAATCCGCCCTATCTCGTTGATGACTACCAACGTCTCTATCGCCATGGGGGCGGCGAGTTCGGCATCGCCCTTTCCGTCGATATTGTACGGGAGGGCATCCCGCGTCTGACGGAAAGCGGAAGGCTGCTGCTCTATACCGGCTCGCCGATTGTCGGCGGCGTGGATCAGTTCCTTGCCGCCGTGACGCCGATCCTCGACGCTTCGCCGGTAACCTTCGATTACGACGAGGTCGACCCCGACGTCTTCGGCGAAGAACTGGAGCGCTCCGCCTATGACCATGTTGACCGTATCGCCGCGGTCTTCCTCAACATCAAGAAAGACGGCTGA